The stretch of DNA CACACGGCGCATTTGGTCGAAGTAGCCGAGCCACGGAAGATACCCGGGCTGAATGCCAGCAACGCGCATCGCGAAGCGAGGCAGAGGGTGGAGGAGCGGAAAATGTGGCGGTCCTGAGACTAATGTGAACCCCAGAGAGAACTCGGATGGCTGGGCCGCATTTGTAACAGTGTGGGCATCTCGCCCAAGTCGCGATATGGCTCGGAGATGATTGCACGCATCCGCTTTTTGACCCACGTGGGAACAGGCATTTCTTCGATGTAATCGAAATTACAGCGCAGAAAGTACAAGCGAGCGTTCCGCACCAACGGTGGGTCTTCCGGTTGGTTCACCCGATCCCGCCATTCTTTGTAGGCTCGCTCAGCGGTGGCGCGGTCGACGCCCACCAGTTGCAAGGTCCGGATCCGCGTTTCACGAGTGAGGCGCGAGTCGCGCCGGTGCCGGGTGATGAAAATGCTTGCGGCGAAGTGCGCGTAGGCCAAGCAGGCGACGATGCGCGTGACGGGGTTGCGCATTTGCCGCAAGGCAGCCAGCCCTGTGGCGCGCGACATTTGCATGTGCCGGGCTTCGTCAGTGGCGTGATTGGTGAGGATGGCCTGGACAATGGGATGCGCGTCGGGTTCGTCGATAATCAGCCGTTCAACCGTTTTCTGATTCACGTTCAAGGCAAAGCGCGTGAAGTAATAGTAGTGGAGGTTGCCACGCAGCCAACTGAGTAAAGTGTGCCCGTTGATGTAGGTCTTCGTCAGCTTGAGCGAGGGATTGGCGGCGCGCAACTGATCGAGCGTGAGGCCGTAGTAGCCGAGCACCTTTTCGATCACGGTGAGAAACGCTTGCACGTGGGCCATTTCCTCGACGACTTCGCGCGCCATGTAGAGTGCAGGCTGCACATGTCCTTGCAGAATCGTCGAGAGCGCCGAGCGCATGTTGAGCACGTTCACGGCAATTTCTGCCACGGCCGTGCTCAGGTAGCTCTGGCAAAAGCACAGCCGGTTGAGCATGAGTTTGCGCTCCTCGTCGAGCGCGTGCCAAATGGGTTCGCCGTAGTACCAAGTCATTTGCCAAGGGAACAGCTTCGTCGATCCGAGTGTGTCGGGGTCGAATTGGGTAGCTAAGTGACCAAAATGGTCGCCGAGGCTGTCGACGAACCGATCGCTCACTTCCTTTAGTCGTCGAATGAACTCGAATCCTTCCATGGCTCCCTCCGTTCCGTCACATTAGTGTAGTCGAGGCTGCGATCGCGAGTCTATGTTTGGGGTTCGCCCGGGTTGGGTGGGTATCTTTGGATACGTTGCGGTAGCCGTGGCCGTCGGCCAACGGCCAATCCGTGCACGAGGCGCAGAGCGGTAGTCTTTCGAACTGTCGAGCAAGGTGCAGGGCGCGCCGCCGTTGCATTTCCGCACCGTTCCAGATCGCGTACAGCGAACTTTCGGCGGCGTTTCCCACGGGGGCTTGCGCGTCCCAGTCGGTGCCACAGGTTGTCACCGTGCCATCTTGCAACACAAT from Candidatus Binatia bacterium encodes:
- a CDS encoding diiron oxygenase — protein: MEGFEFIRRLKEVSDRFVDSLGDHFGHLATQFDPDTLGSTKLFPWQMTWYYGEPIWHALDEERKLMLNRLCFCQSYLSTAVAEIAVNVLNMRSALSTILQGHVQPALYMAREVVEEMAHVQAFLTVIEKVLGYYGLTLDQLRAANPSLKLTKTYINGHTLLSWLRGNLHYYYFTRFALNVNQKTVERLIIDEPDAHPIVQAILTNHATDEARHMQMSRATGLAALRQMRNPVTRIVACLAYAHFAASIFITRHRRDSRLTRETRIRTLQLVGVDRATAERAYKEWRDRVNQPEDPPLVRNARLYFLRCNFDYIEEMPVPTWVKKRMRAIISEPYRDLGEMPTLLQMRPSHPSSLWGSH